The DNA sequence GTTGTCTATCGTCGTGTTGGGCGACAACGCGTAAAGCATACCCGATCTATCAAAAGCATAGGGGCGGCACTCGATTGAGGCCGCCCCTACCATTTTTTGTGGGTCATGCTGCTTTCCCAAAGAGAGAAACCGTTATGGATTGGGATTGGGTGCCCGCAACCATTCGGGATTGTTGTAGACCTCCATAAATGCCTCGGAACCTTGAATGGTCATCGAGGCGCTGATCTGGCGATAAATCAATTCCAGATAGTGGTCAATCTTGTCTTCTTCCTTCCCCTCATAGTATATCTCAGCATCCATCAACCAAAAGTTGAGCATCAACAGGACACTCTCCACCAATCGGTCGTAATGATTTTCTGCTCGTTCCGCCTTGAGGTAGCCTTCCTTTGATAGGAACGCATAAATTCCGCGGCAAATCATCATTCGGTTCTTGTTCTGGGCACGGGCCGATTTGGCGATATCCGGAAACTTACGGCAGATATTGGTCAGGTCGAGGTAGATAAATTTGTATTGATAAACCACCACCATCATTCTGCGTAGGCTTCGCACCATAAAATCGAATCGAAAGATCTCCGCCTGGAGATTGGATACCTCCCGGTTGAGTTCTTCTTGCATTTGCTGGAAAAGGGCGAGGATGATATCGTCCTTTTTGGGAAAATGATAGCACAGGTTGCCGTAGCTGATTCCCAGCTGATCACTGATGTTCCGACTAGATACTGTGGCAATCCCTTGTTTGTTGAACAATTCCAGCGCACATGCCAATATTTTGTCTCGGGTCTTCATAGGCCTTCACTACATCCTACAAAGATATAAAAGAAAAAAACCTCCCCCAATGGGGAAGGTCCCTACCTAACGAAGGAATGTACTTACACGTTGAAAGCTCGGCACAAAAAGCACTGAAAATCAGCACATGCGCCATTTTTTAATCGCCTATCGGGTAGATACGACGAGGTATTTTGTTGATCTCCAGAACTTGGCAGGATCCAAGATCTCGAGCTTTGCGATCTGATTGTCTTCTTCCACCCACTGATAGGAGGAAGATGGGTGAGGAGTCATGAGTTGAGCCTTTTTGCTGTTGATAGGCAAAGCGCTCAATTCTTCGATGTTCACGGAGGTGAAGACCCCTTTGTCAAATCCGTCTTCCAAGGTTCCAGAGGTTTTGGAGGCGATGACGTTGGCACTTTTCAGAGATTTGGCATCCCCCACCACATAATAGCCTTCAGTGATTTTGGCTCTTTGTTGAGCGATCACTTCAGTCTGGGATTCAATTTGAGCGTCCTGCTCTATGATCATCTCGGCTTGGGTTTCGGTGGAAGTGGTCAATTCAGTGTTCAGGACAAACAATGAATCGATATCTGCATTGAGGCTTTCCTCTTCAAAGTTCAGGGTCAGGAGATTTTCCTTGAGAGATGCAATTTCGTTTCCGCGATCCGCCAGTTGCTTTTTCAAGCGATTGAGCAGACGCTGGTAATCGTTTACTTTGCCTTGATTGGCTTCCGACTGTGCGGTGAGTTCTTCGATCAATTGCTGGTTTTCGGCAAGCAAGGAATTCACCATCTGGATGTCCTCCACTACACGCTCTCTGACCGACTGATCCATATTTCCGTCTTCAGTAGCGAAGGCGATCATGTTCTCTTTGTCCTTGATCTGCTCGAGGTTGTCCTCGAAAGCATTGAAGGAACCTACAAAATCATTGATCAGAGAATCGGTTTCCTGATTGTGAGCGGACAACTCCTTGTATTTGCCTTCAAGCTGATCGAGCTTGTCTTGGTTGCAGCTCGTAAGGGTGGCAGCTGCCAGAAGGAAAAACGCGGCGATTTTGGTATTCATGTTCCGAAAGTTGGTGACCGTTAGTTACGTCTGACACAAGTCATACAAGCTGCATTCCATTTTGGCACGTTTCGATAAGTGCCTCAATTTCAACCATAAGTGTACTGGCATCCTGCATATCTGTTTCTCCATATTGGAATAGCGGTCCCAATTCGAGAACTCCTTGCGCCATCTATCAAATTTTTCCCAACAAAAAACCCTCCAATCGTCTCGATGATTGGAGGGGTGAAGTATTGGAGCACCTGTGCATTCCAAGCCAAACCAAGGATCAATCGCCCGGCCAGCCTACAGCAAAAGTGGCTGTACCTTCGAATGGACGGGTCTCCTGTTCGTTGGTAAGCATGGCCTTAAATCGGGCAGAGACCTGATAGGTCGGCAGTCCGTCTAAATTGGGTTGGTAGGGGGAAACAGACAGAATTTTGAAATAAGCATC is a window from the Pontibacter sp. G13 genome containing:
- a CDS encoding TetR/AcrR family transcriptional regulator, producing the protein MKTRDKILACALELFNKQGIATVSSRNISDQLGISYGNLCYHFPKKDDIILALFQQMQEELNREVSNLQAEIFRFDFMVRSLRRMMVVVYQYKFIYLDLTNICRKFPDIAKSARAQNKNRMMICRGIYAFLSKEGYLKAERAENHYDRLVESVLLMLNFWLMDAEIYYEGKEEDKIDHYLELIYRQISASMTIQGSEAFMEVYNNPEWLRAPNPNP